A window from Cellulomonas sp. C5510 encodes these proteins:
- a CDS encoding SdrD B-like domain-containing protein, producing MAQQPLPAPRPGSVAPASPRARRSARARHRAAGPATRLVRSAVGRALAATLVVVLSGLAVGAAGSAALAAGDDAFTLTLADGSPAVVAGTGTTPLEPAGERYTLPAAQAGDAVRFSFVANCVLEDEACQDATATLELDRLRLAAPLAPSAPVANSVGYAVTYLDGSGADLGDPSASLDAVRAVRLSFVSYGPDSAPLPLAGGSILEVALDATLVPPTGGGEQVGTMTVRPSVGGVEQSTSSVAVVTTVVPVLATTTTKTWAPEDPYLSGAADTARTATVTFTSTGDTATSLVVDEPADPTAVPQGADAFNLLRATGLSLTAWPAGATQVAISTWHDGVAGPSTTAADLTAAQAWLAALPGAELDRLTGVRLAFTGTFAAGASGTLEVATAQLAGGAATPGAVTGRHGSVAYEDAGAVPSASASSDFHTVRVTNTADTTAASTVPGAAPATSTGSADFRIWDPDPYAGTTKRFVRPGTTTDVTQVYPGAFAVVQLTGTSWTRRAVDALVLADQPGTGDAAVDAAVQGVRAGGLDADMFAASGMVMAGFGSDVVAGTGNGQGLVWPEGATGLDLVLRADGETGTWHGDVGSALPTSTGEFTGFTAAPAWSAVTGFEARFAGAVAMGASATVPYVVTTGGSSTPGTVVDNLALTQATVGGLTSAPTPRTPGSGNKPVAADSVTIAEPYGAATITKTIPEPFVDVRGGDVTAVLRAAAAQGTDLPTTLVIDDTRVTGSGSAWWARFAPTDIDVTAEGDVDAVVQYATDSGATNWSAAPAAPWSAETTKAWTGVRVVAAKPVPYDAGEVVQAVVRFAVAVDAGTTFTDNQSVSNCAVARAVLDYGGPRTSERVTAASCDAVRGYDLGGDGSGPAALVKELRTSVVEGATGSGATREATLTWGTAGRDDLTGVTVADASTTSGGTVLEGRRDSFWDTFDLVGLPAITSGATRSGSDAYDPSLLFDQVSDVEVYDVEDDAWVSLAGSQWDDATDAWVPVGPSRADVTFGGATVAAFPYRGTVAQPRVFPGMTVVSDELRERIGGVRVVVTPLPAGVRDGVVAALTDWRVPTLTAGLVPDAVAGTDGPTREVKVSVRLRTTSRADHHLVVNDAALYNHPDVDGSPVPRLVVDDGRVDGLGGGSPFSLTAADRIEHRTVTLTPTTVTASATKRWTRSSDNPQDITSDAEHVHVVPLPVLGGDDAVAALRVTGGNASGVPVDSLTITEPAGVEALEGTTAGDAGGLPADAPFAWFALDAVTELTAPAQLPGATSLGLTAYVLGSDDVVDAVDVPVTDAGAAGLADDLPAALAAAGVDADAVVGLRLAYTGRIAPGAVAALAARTTLRAANLVDGTTPQDAVDEADSLRVDNTVRVTVADQLVCSGSPETYPDAGDCTTAPSSTTRTDHVSVQAPDVLAFASKRFTSPSTVTRDAGTTITAVLDVQSFGNSEPDSLTLTDADPTFFDAVGLTGVRLTALPTGAASARLDVLLRGGVDVGADGAYTAPVTDAAWTTVGTRTSAGAWSAPAAGWGQVVGVRVVFAAPEGSRLPTPGSQVGTVTVTGVLRDQLLSGGLPAATGADPAWGEPARNPGESADATVANTVAAVATRGDASSAPKTATASFRVAAGTQRVTVTKSSAAAPSGGWSPGATVPYTITVANSGTADVVGLVVTDRLPADETLGWGGDPVIASTDPALGAPASVVHDAEAGTITATWPATARLAPGATVTVQLPLTIATAPSTLTIVNAVAVSATGRPVVQLPAGNGTSAACVTGTFQALDGREGACVVTAGALSMNASTVFVSEKWVSTGTSTATSTTSATTCTPRGSGADGTWFRYPCVVDAQPGGKIDWQVQVRSMADAPSPTVTVVDMLPRPDDYQAMKTTGRGSQWQPVWDGTLPVVRPVTGVPGAVSRTDGVARYFVTTADYTTSTAAASTSYDPLPADAWTEVTGALTAAEAARVTGLKVVLDYSGVGGFTKNSAVRLQWSQRAPLTASDGAVAWGSFAFQVEPESRAALASVPLKAGVRYAVPSTLFAVGDRVWHDTVADGQQGAGEPGVPGVTVSLLDTDGTVLGTTETDEDGRYLFDGLPAGTYALGFALTGDEAARYRWTTPLAGDTASDSDAAPADGSRVVARTASFTLDEGEPGLTAVTDGSLAAAFVDRTRDGGLVDAPLALGDRVWLDSDHDGVQGPAEPGIAGVAVRVLAASDDRLVRSTTTDGDGWYAVGDLPEGDYVVEFGLPSGYRFSRPLQGGDAAADSDAARATGRTGVVHLAFDTDRVRATTDAERARLGTADAGVIDPTVDAGVFALAVAGPVTDVTVRKDVDTPGPVQGGDVLTYTLTASTTGGVAAEDVELTDVVPAELAVTGVAPADGDPAWTCDLTGQDARGYGGTVHCTLGDDLLPGTSAPAVVVTATVDPLVAVDAVVNSVTVGASNEDPGLTGDDTASATTPVRWIAVTATPRCELDAPWLDYTVEAHQVDAAALPITLTWYADLDRDGVADGPAVATRTLPAGSDLTGSVLWPGAAVDADGRGTQWPGWREVRAGETPEWENRVLDPSLPEYALRGGSLVQVTINPERTVTVAYPASTDGCEVGGAPELVLSKTADHDEVQPGDAVDYTLAVRATGPGATDDAVLTDVVPPELKVVAVSVLPRTTADEPTWTDCRVTGRDARGYGGTVTCTLDGWVGQGQELPPVVIETRVSPDAEGVTRNVAHVAWGDPDTGEEHTGESASGADVDVQSEVLAAGGGSPAAGVGGLLARTGVSVGGLAGVAVLLVLAGAAASAVRLRRRDAGA from the coding sequence ATGGCCCAGCAGCCGCTCCCTGCCCCCCGTCCCGGCTCCGTCGCGCCCGCGTCGCCCCGCGCACGACGGTCGGCGCGCGCCCGTCACCGCGCCGCCGGACCCGCCACGCGCCTGGTGCGCTCGGCCGTCGGCCGCGCCCTGGCCGCGACGCTCGTCGTGGTGCTCTCGGGCCTCGCCGTGGGTGCGGCCGGGAGCGCCGCCCTCGCCGCCGGGGACGACGCGTTCACGCTGACGCTCGCGGACGGCAGCCCGGCGGTCGTTGCCGGCACGGGGACGACGCCGCTGGAGCCGGCGGGGGAGCGGTACACGCTGCCCGCCGCGCAGGCCGGCGACGCGGTGCGGTTCTCGTTCGTGGCGAACTGCGTGCTCGAGGACGAGGCGTGCCAGGACGCGACGGCGACGCTCGAGCTCGACCGGCTGCGGCTCGCCGCCCCGCTCGCCCCGTCGGCCCCGGTCGCGAACAGCGTCGGCTACGCGGTGACCTACCTCGACGGGTCCGGGGCGGACCTCGGGGACCCGTCGGCGTCGCTCGACGCCGTGCGGGCGGTGCGGCTGTCGTTCGTGTCCTACGGCCCCGACAGCGCCCCGCTGCCGCTGGCGGGCGGCAGCATCCTGGAGGTCGCGCTCGACGCGACGCTCGTGCCCCCGACCGGCGGAGGGGAGCAGGTCGGGACGATGACGGTGCGGCCGTCGGTCGGCGGCGTCGAGCAGAGCACGTCGTCGGTGGCGGTGGTCACGACCGTGGTGCCCGTGCTGGCCACCACGACGACGAAGACGTGGGCACCCGAGGACCCGTACCTGTCCGGTGCGGCCGACACCGCGCGGACCGCCACGGTGACGTTCACGAGCACCGGTGACACCGCGACCTCCCTGGTCGTCGACGAGCCCGCCGACCCGACGGCGGTGCCGCAGGGCGCCGACGCGTTCAACCTGCTGCGCGCGACCGGCCTGTCGCTCACGGCCTGGCCGGCGGGTGCGACCCAGGTCGCGATCAGCACGTGGCACGACGGCGTGGCCGGCCCCTCGACCACCGCCGCCGACCTGACGGCCGCGCAGGCGTGGCTCGCGGCGCTGCCCGGTGCCGAGCTCGACCGGCTGACCGGCGTGCGTCTCGCGTTCACGGGCACGTTCGCCGCCGGCGCCTCCGGCACGCTCGAGGTCGCAACGGCGCAGCTGGCCGGCGGTGCCGCCACCCCCGGGGCCGTCACCGGGCGGCACGGCTCCGTGGCGTACGAGGACGCGGGCGCCGTGCCCAGCGCGTCCGCGTCGTCGGACTTCCACACCGTGCGCGTCACGAACACGGCCGACACCACGGCGGCGTCCACCGTGCCCGGTGCCGCCCCCGCGACGTCGACCGGCTCGGCGGACTTCCGGATCTGGGACCCGGACCCGTACGCCGGCACGACCAAGCGCTTCGTGCGCCCCGGCACCACCACGGACGTGACGCAGGTCTACCCCGGCGCCTTCGCGGTCGTGCAGCTCACCGGGACGAGCTGGACCCGCCGCGCGGTCGACGCCCTCGTGCTCGCCGACCAGCCGGGCACCGGGGACGCCGCGGTCGACGCCGCGGTGCAGGGCGTGCGCGCCGGTGGGCTCGACGCCGACATGTTCGCCGCCTCCGGCATGGTGATGGCCGGCTTCGGGTCGGACGTCGTGGCCGGCACCGGGAACGGCCAGGGGCTGGTGTGGCCCGAGGGCGCCACCGGCCTGGACCTCGTCCTGCGCGCCGACGGCGAGACCGGTACCTGGCACGGGGACGTCGGCAGCGCCCTGCCGACGTCGACCGGCGAGTTCACGGGCTTCACCGCCGCACCGGCCTGGTCGGCGGTCACCGGCTTCGAGGCCCGGTTCGCCGGCGCGGTCGCGATGGGAGCGTCCGCCACCGTGCCGTACGTCGTCACCACCGGTGGGAGCTCGACCCCCGGCACCGTCGTGGACAACCTCGCGCTGACGCAGGCGACCGTCGGCGGGCTGACGTCCGCGCCGACGCCACGCACCCCGGGCAGCGGCAACAAGCCGGTCGCGGCCGACTCGGTGACGATCGCCGAGCCGTACGGCGCCGCGACGATCACCAAGACGATCCCCGAGCCGTTCGTCGACGTGCGGGGCGGCGACGTCACGGCCGTGCTGCGGGCCGCCGCGGCGCAGGGCACCGACCTGCCGACGACGCTCGTCATCGACGACACCCGCGTCACCGGGTCGGGCTCGGCGTGGTGGGCCCGGTTCGCGCCCACCGACATCGACGTGACCGCCGAGGGCGACGTGGACGCCGTCGTGCAGTACGCGACCGACTCGGGTGCGACGAACTGGTCGGCCGCACCGGCCGCGCCGTGGTCGGCGGAGACCACGAAGGCCTGGACCGGCGTGCGCGTCGTCGCCGCCAAGCCCGTGCCGTACGACGCCGGCGAGGTCGTGCAGGCGGTGGTCCGGTTCGCGGTCGCCGTCGACGCCGGCACCACGTTCACCGACAACCAGTCGGTCTCGAACTGCGCCGTGGCCCGGGCCGTGCTCGACTACGGCGGCCCGCGGACGTCCGAGCGGGTCACCGCGGCGTCCTGCGACGCGGTCCGCGGCTACGACCTCGGCGGTGACGGCTCCGGCCCTGCCGCGCTGGTCAAGGAGCTGCGCACCTCCGTCGTGGAGGGTGCGACCGGCTCCGGCGCGACCCGCGAGGCGACGCTGACGTGGGGCACGGCCGGCCGGGACGACCTCACGGGCGTGACCGTCGCGGACGCGAGCACCACGTCCGGCGGGACCGTGCTCGAGGGCCGCCGCGACAGCTTCTGGGACACGTTCGACCTCGTCGGCCTGCCGGCGATCACGTCGGGCGCGACGCGGTCCGGCTCCGACGCCTACGACCCGTCGCTGCTGTTCGACCAGGTGTCGGACGTCGAGGTCTACGACGTCGAGGACGACGCCTGGGTGTCGCTCGCCGGGAGCCAGTGGGACGACGCCACGGACGCGTGGGTGCCCGTGGGGCCGTCCCGCGCCGACGTCACCTTCGGCGGGGCGACCGTCGCGGCGTTCCCGTACCGCGGCACTGTCGCGCAGCCGCGGGTGTTCCCGGGCATGACCGTCGTGAGCGACGAGCTGCGGGAGCGCATCGGCGGCGTGCGGGTGGTCGTCACCCCGCTGCCCGCCGGGGTGCGCGACGGCGTCGTCGCGGCGCTCACCGACTGGCGGGTCCCGACGCTGACCGCCGGCCTGGTCCCGGACGCGGTCGCCGGCACGGACGGCCCGACGCGCGAGGTGAAGGTGTCGGTGCGGCTGCGCACCACGTCCCGTGCGGACCACCACCTCGTCGTCAACGACGCCGCGCTCTACAACCACCCCGACGTCGACGGCTCCCCGGTGCCACGCCTCGTGGTGGACGACGGCCGCGTCGACGGCCTCGGAGGGGGCTCGCCGTTCAGCCTGACGGCGGCGGACCGGATCGAGCACCGCACCGTCACGCTCACGCCCACCACGGTGACCGCCTCGGCGACGAAGCGGTGGACCCGGTCGTCGGACAACCCGCAGGACATCACGTCCGACGCGGAGCACGTGCACGTGGTGCCGCTGCCCGTTCTGGGCGGCGACGACGCGGTCGCCGCGCTGCGCGTCACCGGTGGCAACGCTTCGGGCGTGCCCGTCGACTCGCTGACGATCACGGAGCCGGCGGGGGTGGAGGCCCTCGAGGGCACGACCGCCGGCGACGCCGGGGGCCTGCCCGCGGACGCGCCGTTCGCGTGGTTCGCGCTCGACGCGGTCACGGAGCTCACCGCCCCGGCCCAGCTGCCCGGGGCGACCTCGCTCGGCCTGACCGCGTACGTCCTGGGGTCCGACGACGTCGTGGACGCGGTGGACGTCCCCGTCACGGACGCGGGCGCCGCGGGCCTCGCGGACGACCTGCCCGCGGCCCTCGCCGCGGCGGGCGTCGACGCCGACGCGGTTGTCGGCCTGCGCCTGGCGTACACCGGCCGGATCGCACCCGGAGCGGTCGCCGCCCTGGCGGCGCGCACCACCCTGCGCGCCGCGAACCTCGTGGACGGCACGACACCGCAGGACGCGGTCGACGAGGCCGACTCGCTGCGGGTCGACAACACCGTGCGCGTCACGGTCGCCGACCAGCTCGTGTGCTCCGGCTCGCCCGAGACCTACCCGGACGCGGGGGACTGCACGACCGCGCCGAGCAGCACCACGCGCACGGACCACGTGAGCGTGCAGGCGCCGGACGTGCTGGCGTTCGCGAGCAAGCGGTTCACGTCGCCCTCGACCGTCACCCGTGACGCGGGCACCACCATCACCGCGGTCCTCGACGTGCAGAGCTTCGGCAACTCCGAGCCCGACTCCCTCACGCTGACCGACGCGGACCCGACGTTCTTCGACGCCGTCGGCCTCACCGGCGTGCGGCTGACGGCCCTGCCGACCGGCGCGGCCTCAGCGCGGCTCGACGTCCTGCTGCGCGGGGGCGTCGACGTCGGGGCGGACGGCGCCTACACCGCGCCGGTCACCGACGCGGCGTGGACGACCGTCGGCACCCGCACGTCGGCCGGCGCCTGGTCGGCGCCCGCCGCGGGCTGGGGCCAGGTCGTCGGGGTGCGCGTCGTGTTCGCGGCGCCCGAGGGCAGCCGGCTGCCCACGCCCGGCTCGCAGGTCGGCACCGTGACGGTGACCGGCGTCCTGCGCGACCAGCTCCTGTCCGGCGGGCTGCCCGCGGCCACAGGCGCCGACCCGGCGTGGGGCGAGCCCGCCCGCAACCCGGGGGAGTCCGCCGACGCCACCGTCGCCAACACGGTCGCCGCCGTCGCGACCCGCGGCGACGCGTCCTCGGCGCCGAAGACGGCCACCGCGTCGTTCCGGGTCGCGGCCGGCACGCAGCGGGTCACGGTCACGAAGTCCTCGGCGGCCGCGCCGTCGGGCGGCTGGTCGCCGGGCGCCACCGTGCCCTACACGATCACGGTCGCGAACAGCGGCACGGCCGACGTGGTCGGTCTGGTGGTCACCGACCGGTTGCCCGCCGACGAGACGCTGGGCTGGGGAGGGGATCCGGTCATCGCCTCGACCGACCCGGCGCTCGGCGCGCCCGCGAGCGTGGTCCACGACGCGGAGGCCGGCACGATCACCGCGACCTGGCCGGCGACGGCACGGCTCGCCCCGGGCGCCACCGTCACGGTGCAGCTCCCGCTCACCATCGCCACCGCGCCGTCGACCCTGACGATCGTCAACGCCGTCGCCGTCTCCGCGACGGGCCGCCCGGTCGTGCAGCTGCCCGCCGGCAACGGCACCTCGGCCGCCTGCGTCACCGGCACGTTCCAGGCGCTGGACGGGCGCGAGGGCGCGTGCGTGGTCACGGCCGGCGCGCTGTCCATGAACGCCTCGACGGTCTTCGTGTCGGAGAAGTGGGTGAGCACGGGCACCAGCACCGCGACGTCCACGACGAGCGCCACCACCTGCACCCCGCGCGGCTCCGGAGCGGACGGGACCTGGTTCCGCTACCCGTGCGTGGTCGACGCGCAGCCGGGCGGGAAGATCGACTGGCAGGTGCAGGTCCGCAGCATGGCCGACGCGCCGTCGCCGACCGTGACCGTGGTCGACATGCTGCCCCGGCCGGACGACTACCAGGCCATGAAGACGACCGGCCGCGGCAGCCAGTGGCAGCCGGTCTGGGACGGCACCCTGCCCGTCGTGCGTCCCGTGACCGGGGTGCCCGGGGCGGTGTCCCGCACGGACGGCGTCGCCCGGTACTTCGTGACGACGGCCGACTACACCACGTCCACCGCGGCCGCCTCGACGTCCTACGACCCGCTGCCGGCGGACGCGTGGACGGAGGTCACCGGCGCGCTGACGGCCGCCGAGGCCGCCCGCGTCACCGGCCTCAAGGTGGTGCTCGACTACTCGGGTGTCGGCGGGTTCACCAAGAACAGCGCGGTCCGGCTGCAGTGGAGCCAGCGCGCGCCGCTCACCGCCTCGGACGGCGCCGTCGCGTGGGGCTCCTTCGCGTTCCAGGTCGAGCCCGAGAGCCGGGCGGCCCTCGCGTCCGTGCCGCTGAAGGCCGGAGTGCGGTACGCCGTGCCGAGCACGCTGTTCGCCGTCGGCGACCGCGTCTGGCACGACACGGTGGCCGACGGCCAGCAGGGCGCCGGCGAGCCGGGCGTGCCCGGGGTGACCGTGTCCCTGCTCGACACGGACGGCACCGTGCTCGGCACCACCGAGACCGACGAGGACGGGCGGTACCTGTTCGACGGCCTGCCCGCCGGGACGTACGCGCTCGGCTTCGCCCTCACCGGCGACGAGGCGGCGCGCTACCGGTGGACGACCCCGCTCGCCGGGGACACCGCCTCCGACTCGGACGCCGCCCCGGCGGACGGGTCGCGGGTCGTGGCCCGCACCGCGTCGTTCACGCTCGACGAGGGCGAGCCGGGACTCACCGCGGTCACCGACGGCTCGCTGGCGGCCGCGTTCGTCGACCGCACGCGTGACGGCGGGCTCGTGGACGCCCCGCTCGCCCTGGGCGACCGGGTGTGGCTCGACTCCGACCACGACGGCGTCCAGGGCCCGGCGGAACCCGGGATCGCGGGCGTCGCCGTGCGGGTGCTCGCGGCCTCCGACGACCGGCTCGTGCGGTCGACCACGACGGACGGCGACGGCTGGTACGCCGTGGGCGACCTGCCCGAGGGCGACTACGTCGTGGAGTTCGGGCTGCCCTCCGGCTACCGGTTCTCGCGTCCGCTGCAGGGCGGCGACGCCGCGGCGGACTCGGACGCCGCGCGGGCCACCGGGCGGACCGGCGTCGTCCACCTGGCGTTCGACACCGACCGGGTGCGTGCCACCACGGACGCCGAACGCGCGCGGCTCGGCACGGCCGACGCGGGCGTGATCGACCCGACGGTGGACGCGGGCGTGTTCGCGCTCGCGGTCGCCGGGCCGGTCACGGACGTCACGGTCCGCAAGGACGTGGACACCCCCGGCCCGGTGCAGGGCGGTGACGTGCTGACGTACACGCTCACCGCGTCGACGACGGGTGGCGTGGCCGCCGAGGACGTCGAGCTCACCGACGTGGTGCCCGCCGAGCTGGCCGTCACGGGCGTGGCCCCGGCGGACGGCGACCCGGCGTGGACCTGCGACCTCACCGGCCAGGACGCCCGCGGCTACGGCGGCACCGTGCACTGCACCCTGGGAGACGACCTGCTGCCCGGGACGTCGGCCCCGGCCGTCGTCGTCACGGCCACCGTCGACCCGCTGGTCGCGGTGGACGCCGTGGTCAACTCGGTCACCGTCGGAGCCTCCAACGAGGACCCGGGCCTCACCGGCGACGACACCGCGTCCGCCACGACGCCGGTGAGGTGGATCGCCGTGACCGCGACCCCGCGCTGCGAGCTCGACGCGCCGTGGCTGGACTACACGGTCGAGGCGCACCAGGTGGACGCCGCGGCCCTGCCGATCACGCTGACCTGGTACGCGGACCTCGACCGCGACGGTGTCGCCGACGGTCCCGCGGTCGCCACGCGCACGCTGCCCGCCGGCTCCGACCTGACCGGGTCGGTGCTGTGGCCAGGCGCCGCGGTGGACGCCGACGGGCGCGGGACGCAGTGGCCCGGCTGGCGCGAGGTCCGCGCCGGCGAGACCCCGGAGTGGGAGAACCGGGTGCTCGACCCGAGCCTGCCGGAGTACGCGCTGCGCGGCGGCTCGCTGGTGCAGGTCACCATCAACCCGGAGCGGACCGTCACGGTCGCCTACCCGGCGAGCACGGACGGCTGCGAGGTCGGCGGCGCGCCCGAGCTGGTGCTGAGCAAGACGGCCGACCACGACGAGGTGCAGCCCGGCGACGCCGTGGACTACACGCTCGCCGTGCGCGCCACGGGTCCGGGTGCCACGGACGACGCCGTGCTGACGGACGTCGTGCCGCCCGAGCTCAAGGTGGTCGCGGTGAGCGTGCTGCCGCGCACGACGGCGGACGAGCCCACGTGGACGGACTGCCGGGTCACCGGCCGGGACGCCCGCGGCTACGGCGGCACCGTCACCTGCACCCTCGACGGCTGGGTCGGCCAGGGGCAGGAGCTGCCGCCGGTGGTCATCGAGACCCGGGTGTCCCCGGACGCGGAGGGCGTGACCCGCAACGTCGCGCACGTGGCCTGGGGCGACCCGGACACGGGCGAGGAGCACACCGGGGAGTCCGCGTCGGGCGCCGACGTCGACGTGCAGTCCGAGGTGCTCGCGGCGGGCGGCGGGTCGCCGGCCGCCGGGGTCGGCGGGCTGCTCGCCCGGACCGGCGTCTCCGTCGGCGGCCTGGCCGGCGTGGCCGTGCTGCTGGTCCTGGCCGGGGCGGCGGCGTCGGCCGTGCGGCTGCGGCGCCGGGACGCGGGCGCCTGA
- the map gene encoding type I methionyl aminopeptidase codes for MFGRERIELKTPEQVLLMRRAGLVVADALAAARAAARPGVTTADLDAAAAAVIADAGAEPSFLGYYDYPATICVSVNDEVVHGIPSGRVLEPGDVVSIDCGAIVEGWHGDSALTLVLPEADPADVELAAVTERAMWDGIAALASGDPVAERLGVVGDAVERSVEAAGGTFGIVQDYVGHGIGSAMHQPPDVPNYRTRDRGPRLRPGMCLAIEPMVTRGGSGTEVLEDDWTVVTVDGSRAAHWEHTVALLDGGIWVLTAVDGGAAELAARGVTVAPLA; via the coding sequence GTGTTCGGACGTGAGCGGATCGAGCTGAAGACGCCGGAGCAGGTGCTGCTCATGCGGCGCGCGGGCCTGGTGGTGGCGGACGCCCTGGCGGCGGCGCGCGCCGCGGCCCGCCCTGGCGTGACGACCGCCGACCTGGACGCCGCGGCGGCCGCGGTGATCGCGGACGCAGGCGCCGAGCCGTCGTTCCTCGGCTACTACGACTACCCGGCGACCATCTGCGTCTCGGTGAACGACGAGGTCGTGCACGGCATCCCGTCGGGCCGCGTGCTGGAGCCCGGCGACGTGGTGTCCATCGACTGCGGCGCGATCGTCGAGGGCTGGCACGGCGACTCGGCGCTGACGCTCGTGCTCCCCGAGGCCGACCCGGCCGACGTCGAGCTCGCGGCCGTGACCGAGCGCGCCATGTGGGACGGCATCGCCGCGCTCGCGTCGGGTGACCCCGTCGCCGAGCGGCTGGGAGTCGTGGGCGACGCCGTGGAGCGGAGCGTCGAGGCCGCGGGCGGGACGTTCGGGATCGTGCAGGACTACGTCGGGCACGGGATCGGGTCGGCGATGCACCAGCCGCCGGACGTGCCGAACTACCGCACGCGGGACCGCGGGCCGCGGCTGCGCCCGGGGATGTGCCTGGCGATCGAGCCGATGGTCACGCGCGGCGGGTCGGGCACCGAGGTGCTCGAGGACGACTGGACCGTGGTGACGGTCGACGGGTCGCGGGCCGCGCACTGGGAGCACACCGTCGCGCTGCTCGACGGCGGGATCTGGGTGCTGACGGCGGTGGACGGCGGGGCGGCTGAGCTCGCCGCCCGCGGGGTCACGGTCGCGCCGCTGGCCTGA
- a CDS encoding adenylate kinase: protein MSARLVLLGPPGAGKGTQAVRLAERLGVPAISTGDIFRANIKGGTELGRTAQEYTARGALVPDSVTNAMVRDRLAQPDAAQGFLLDGYPRNVAQVAELDAVLADQGLTLDAALEITADADVVVERLLKRAEIEGRADDTEPVIRHRLDVYAEQTAPISGVYAERGLLLQVDGIGEVDEVTGRLVEALATRVG from the coding sequence ATGAGCGCTCGCCTCGTCCTCCTGGGTCCGCCCGGGGCCGGCAAGGGCACGCAGGCCGTCCGTCTCGCCGAGCGGCTGGGTGTCCCGGCCATCTCGACCGGCGACATCTTCCGCGCGAACATCAAGGGCGGCACCGAGCTGGGCCGCACCGCGCAGGAGTACACCGCGCGCGGCGCCCTGGTGCCGGACTCGGTGACGAACGCGATGGTGCGGGACCGGCTCGCACAGCCGGACGCCGCGCAGGGCTTCCTGCTCGACGGCTACCCGCGCAACGTGGCGCAGGTCGCGGAGCTCGACGCCGTGCTGGCGGACCAGGGCCTGACGCTGGACGCCGCGCTGGAGATCACCGCGGACGCCGACGTCGTGGTGGAGCGCCTGCTGAAGCGCGCGGAGATCGAGGGCCGCGCGGACGACACGGAGCCGGTCATCCGGCACCGGCTGGACGTGTACGCCGAGCAGACCGCGCCGATCTCGGGCGTGTACGCCGAGCGCGGCCTGCTGCTGCAGGTCGACGGCATCGGCGAGGTCGACGAGGTCACCGGGCGCCTGGTCGAGGCCCTGGCGACCCGCGTCGGCTGA
- the secY gene encoding preprotein translocase subunit SecY: MLSAFVRAFRTPDLRRKLLFTIGIMVVFRIGSFLPTPGVSYPNVQVCIADVGEDNTLLGLVNLFSGGALLQLSVFALGIMPYITASIIIQLLRVVIPHFEALHKEGQSGTAKLTQYTRYLTIGLAVLQSTTVIITARNGQLFPGCSVDVIPDGGIVTTLIMILTMTAGTGLIMWLGELITERGVGNGMSLLIFTSIAASFPGAMWSIAGGSGGIGAFLVVMAIIVLVIALVVFVEQSQRRVPVQYAKRMVGRRMYGGSSTYIPIKINMAGVIPVIFASSLLQVPALLAGFGDQTAGWKQWVANNLAATDAPLHIALYVLLIIFFCYFYTAITFNPDEVADNMKRYGGFIPGIRAGRPTAEYLDYVITRITAPGSIYLALVALIPTIAFIVLGVGTNIPFGGSSILIVVGVGLETVKQIESQLQQRHYEGFLR; the protein is encoded by the coding sequence GTGCTCAGCGCATTCGTGCGGGCGTTCAGGACACCTGACCTGCGGCGCAAGCTGCTGTTCACGATCGGGATCATGGTCGTATTCCGGATCGGATCGTTCCTGCCGACGCCGGGCGTGTCCTACCCGAACGTGCAGGTCTGCATCGCCGACGTCGGCGAGGACAACACGCTGCTCGGCCTGGTGAACCTGTTCAGCGGCGGTGCGCTGCTGCAGCTGTCGGTGTTCGCGCTGGGGATCATGCCGTACATCACGGCGAGCATCATCATCCAGCTGCTGCGCGTGGTCATCCCGCACTTCGAGGCCCTGCACAAGGAGGGCCAGTCGGGCACCGCGAAGCTCACGCAGTACACGCGCTACCTGACGATCGGCCTGGCGGTCCTGCAGTCGACGACCGTCATCATCACGGCTCGCAACGGGCAGCTCTTCCCGGGCTGCTCCGTGGACGTGATCCCGGACGGCGGCATCGTCACGACGCTCATCATGATCCTCACGATGACCGCGGGTACCGGCCTCATCATGTGGCTCGGCGAGCTCATCACCGAGCGCGGCGTCGGCAACGGCATGTCCCTGCTGATCTTCACCTCGATCGCCGCGTCGTTCCCGGGCGCCATGTGGTCGATCGCGGGCGGCTCCGGCGGCATCGGTGCGTTCCTCGTCGTGATGGCGATCATCGTGCTGGTCATCGCGCTGGTGGTCTTCGTCGAGCAGTCGCAGCGCCGGGTGCCGGTGCAGTACGCGAAGCGCATGGTCGGCCGCCGCATGTACGGCGGGTCCTCCACGTACATCCCGATCAAGATCAACATGGCCGGCGTCATCCCGGTGATCTTCGCGTCCTCGCTGCTGCAGGTGCCGGCGCTGCTGGCCGGCTTCGGGGACCAGACCGCGGGCTGGAAGCAGTGGGTGGCGAACAACCTCGCGGCCACGGACGCCCCGCTGCACATCGCGCTGTACGTGCTGCTGATCATCTTCTTCTGCTACTTCTACACGGCGATCACGTTCAACCCGGACGAGGTCGCGGACAACATGAAGCGGTACGGCGGGTTCATCCCCGGCATCCGCGCCGGCCGCCCCACGGCCGAGTACCTGGACTACGTCATCACCCGCATCACGGCGCCCGGGTCGATCTACCTCGCGCTGGTCGCGCTCATCCCCACGATCGCGTTCATCGTGCTCGGCGTCGGGACGAACATCCCGTTCGGCGGCTCGTCGATCCTCATCGTGGTGGGCGTCGGCCTCGAGACCGTGAAGCAGATCGAGTCGCAGCTCCAGCAGCGGCACTACGAAGGGTTCCTCCGATGA